One window of the Macaca thibetana thibetana isolate TM-01 chromosome 1, ASM2454274v1, whole genome shotgun sequence genome contains the following:
- the RNF223 gene encoding RING finger protein 223, which translates to MSSGQQVWHTAMPPHRRSSSTASMPRSPSSAGSPRSPGTPGSEKVASPLECSICFSGYDNIFKTPKELSCTHVFCLECLARLAAAQPVGRPGGEAVPCPFCRQPTTVPPAGAPALRTSRQLQARMPAHLRREEPVWLEGTKLCCQPLPTTPGHKPSFVCVDVGLSKPAEPPAPAQDPAPRRGRLARCWMRCRDWRRMALVSALLLVLFCVALWPVQCAIKTGNLRCLPLPPRPPATTTAASPRGPLTDN; encoded by the coding sequence ATGTCGTCCGGCCAGCAGGTGTGGCACACGGCCATGCCCCCCCATCGCCGGAGCAGCTCCACAGCCTCGATGCCCAGGTCCCCCAGCTCGGCTGGCAGCCCCAGGTCCCCTGGCACCCCTGGCTCGGAGAAGGTGGCCTCCCCCCTGGAGTGCTCCATCTGCTTCTCAGGCTATGACAACATCTTCAAGACGCCCAAGGAGCTCTCCTGCACCCACGTCTTCTGCCTGGAGTGCCTGGCCCGGCTGGCGGCTGCTCAGCCTGTGGGCCGCCCCGGCGGTGAGGCTGTACCTTGCCCCTTCTGCAGGCAGCCCACGACCGTGCCGCCTGCCGGAGCTCCCGCACTGCGCACCAGCCGCCAGTTGCAGGCCCGGATGCCAGCGCATTTGCGGCGCGAGGAGCCCGTGTGGCTGGAGGGCACCAAGCTGTGCTGCCAACCActgcccaccacacctggccacaagcCCAGCTTTGTATGTGTGGACGTGGGTTTGAGCAAGCCTGCCGAGCCGCCCGCACCCGCCCAGGACCCTGCCCCCCGCCGGGGCCGCCTGGCCCGCTGCTGGATGCGCTGCAGGGACTGGAGGCGCATGGCACTGGTCTCTGCCCTGCTGCTGGTGCTCTTCTGCGTGGCACTCTGGCCGGTGCAGTGCGCGATCAAGACTGGGAACCTGCGCTGCCTGCCGCTGCCCCCCCGGCCCCCAGCCACCACCACAGCCGCCTCCCCCCGCGGGCCTCTGACTGACAACTAG